A DNA window from Gemmatimonadota bacterium contains the following coding sequences:
- a CDS encoding cytochrome bc complex cytochrome b subunit: MDEMTSPRPDTASAGAGADAADDGASSESWIEQRLGLKGLDYRIPDGAMKPAYMLGGLTAFFLALLFLTGLYLAQFYNPSPSGAYDSVLYIITRAPMGDWVRSLHHWASSGVVITVVLHLVLVFARRSYRRPREATWWAGVGMAGLLFLLLVTGAALRYDQEGFEALAHFVAGGNLTGVIGQFFTEDFTLSTPLLPRIFSLHTSLLPLAVIGLMGLHFWLIRQLGIDAPGERSTAFRRHAVKLTGLGLLTWALVGVLAVVAPEDLGYAAVAGVEITKPHWPVLWVYGLENLLGVWGMILGPTIVFAFLGAVPLLDRGSEETSGRGVRWTGIALGLAVTALWLYGVFGEAQQHIGM; the protein is encoded by the coding sequence GTGGATGAGATGACTTCGCCACGCCCGGACACAGCGTCCGCGGGCGCAGGAGCCGACGCGGCGGACGACGGTGCGTCCTCGGAGTCATGGATTGAGCAGCGGCTCGGCCTGAAGGGACTCGACTACCGGATCCCCGACGGCGCGATGAAGCCCGCCTACATGCTCGGCGGCCTCACGGCGTTCTTCTTGGCGCTCCTCTTTTTGACAGGCCTTTACCTCGCTCAGTTCTACAACCCGAGCCCGAGCGGGGCCTACGACAGCGTGCTCTACATCATCACGAGAGCGCCGATGGGAGACTGGGTGCGCAGCCTTCACCACTGGGCTTCTAGCGGCGTCGTCATCACGGTGGTGCTTCACCTGGTGCTGGTGTTTGCGCGCCGCTCTTACCGGCGGCCCCGGGAGGCGACTTGGTGGGCCGGCGTCGGGATGGCGGGTCTGCTCTTCCTGTTGCTGGTCACGGGCGCCGCACTGCGCTACGACCAGGAAGGATTCGAAGCGCTGGCGCACTTCGTCGCGGGCGGGAATCTGACCGGCGTCATCGGCCAGTTCTTCACAGAGGACTTCACGCTCAGCACACCGCTGCTACCGCGGATCTTCTCACTCCACACATCCCTGCTCCCGCTCGCCGTCATCGGGCTCATGGGCCTGCACTTCTGGCTGATCCGGCAACTCGGGATCGACGCGCCGGGCGAGCGCAGCACAGCGTTCCGGCGACACGCCGTCAAGCTCACCGGCTTGGGGCTTCTGACCTGGGCTCTGGTCGGTGTGCTCGCGGTCGTGGCGCCCGAGGACCTGGGGTATGCCGCCGTTGCGGGTGTCGAGATCACCAAGCCTCATTGGCCAGTCCTCTGGGTTTATGGGCTCGAGAATCTGCTGGGAGTGTGGGGGATGATCCTCGGGCCCACCATCGTCTTCGCCTTTCTCGGGGCGGTACCCCTTCTCGACAGGGGTTCGGAAGAGACCAGCGGTCGTGGAGTCCGCTGGACCGGGATCGCCCTCGGCCTGGCCGTGACTGCGCTGTGGCTCTACGGTGTGTTCGGCGAGGCCCAGCAGCACATCGGGATGTAG